In Gossypium arboreum isolate Shixiya-1 chromosome 5, ASM2569848v2, whole genome shotgun sequence, a single genomic region encodes these proteins:
- the LOC108451104 gene encoding uncharacterized protein LOC108451104, whose translation MACPPTYKVVKGELKNVSDDCQASLNYSSYQGAPVTIKKDSLPTPFAQNMLVDGLYGGLVYDVGRVKWIILWTIDCKVATKILKPEDPIIWEDIVGILQPYDSTDYLPLSPGSVFSAEAHIHANEDGSLSLKAQIMWNYCI comes from the exons ATGGCTTGTCCTCCGACTTATAAAGTGGTAAAAGGTGAGCTTAAGAATGTTTCTGATGACTGCCAAGCGAGCTTGAATTATTCGAGTTACCAAGGTGCTCCGGTAACGATTAAAAAAGATTCATTACCAACTCCATTTGCGCAGAATATGTTAGTCGACGGTTTGTACGGAGGCCTGGTGTATGATGTTGGTAGGGTTAAGTGGATTATTCTTTGGACCATTGATTGTAag GTGGCTACTAAGATCCTTAAACCCGAAGACCCTATTATTTGGGAGGATATAGTGGGCATCCTTCAGCCCTACGATAGCACTGACTACTTGCCCTTATCACCTGGGAGTGTATTTTCCGCAGAAGCTCATATCCATGCAAATGAAGATGGATCTCTAAGCCTGAAAGCGCAAATCATGTGGAACTATTGCATTTAA
- the LOC108452593 gene encoding uncharacterized protein LOC108452593 has translation MACPPTHKVVKGELKNGSDDCLASLMYSNYQGAPVTIKKDSLPTPFAQNMVVDGLYGGLVYDVVRVKWIILWTTDCKVATKIIPTENHIVWEDILSILQPYDSSDNLSLSCGGAFSAEAHIHANGDGSLNLTAQIMWSGCK, from the exons ATGGCTTGTCCTCCAACTCATAAAGTGGTAAAAGGTGAGCTTAAGAATGGTTCTGATGACTGCCTTGCGAGCTTGATGTATTCGAATTACCAAGGTGCTCCGGTAACGATTAAAAAAGATTCATTACCCACTCCATTTGCGCAGAATATGGTAGTCGACGGTCTGTACGGAGGCCTGGTGTATGATGTTGTTAGGGTTAAGTGGATTATTCTTTGGACCACTGATTGTAAG GTGGCTACTAAGATCATTCCGACCGAAAACCATATTGTTTGGGAGGATATATTGAGCATCCTTCAGCCCTACGATAGCTCTGACAACTTGTCCTTATCATGTGGGGGTGCATTTTCCGCCGAAGCTCATATCCATGCAAATGGAGATGGATCTCTAAACCTGACAGCACAAATCATGTGGAGCGGTTGCAAGTAA
- the LOC108451105 gene encoding uncharacterized protein LOC108451105, with protein MACPPTFKVVKGELRNASDYPATLNYSTYQGAPVTIKKDSSPIPFVQNMVVDGLYGALVYDVGRVKWIILWTTDCKVATKIIPTENHIVWEDIVSILQPCDSSDILSLSPGDVFSAEAHIHGNEDGSLSLKAQIMWNYCI; from the exons ATGGCTTGTCCTCCGACTTTTAAAGTGGTAAAAGGTGAGCTTAGGAATGCTTCTGACTACCCTGCGACGTTGAATTATTCGACTTACCAAGGTGCTCCGGTAACGATTAAAAAAGATTCATCACCCATTCCATTTGTTCAGAATATGGTAGTCGACGGTCTGTACGGAGCCCTAGTATATGACGTTGGTAGGGTTAAGTGGATTATTCTTTGGACCACTGATTGTAag GTGGCTACTAAGATCATTCCGACCGAAAACCATATTGTTTGGGAGGATATAGTGAGCATCCTTCAGCCCTGCGATAGCTCCGACATCTTGTCCTTATCACCTGGGGATGTATTTTCCGCAGAAGCTCATATCCATGGAAATGAAGATGGATCTCTAAGCCTGAAAGCACAAATCATGTGGAACTATTGCATTTAA